Genomic segment of Streptomyces longhuiensis:
ACGGGGCCGGGTGGCGTCACGCCCCCACGCATCTTCATTCCACGGGCACATCTTCCGCGTGCGACCTCCCTCTCATCCGGCGCCGCGACCGCAACCTCTGCCCGTAGACTCCCTCCCGTGACATGCCCCGAGCCACGTAGGAAGATGGCTCGCGCGGTCGGCAAGGTGCGGTAATCAGGGAGGAAGCGTCGTCGTGAGCAGCAGGCCATCCCGAGGCGCTGCTCGCCTCGCAGCCATACTCGACGCGCTCCCGGACGCGCTGGTGCTGGTCAACGCCAACGGGACCGTCGTCAACGCGAACACCATCGCCCTGGAGGCCTTCGAGGCCCCGGGCACCGCCCTCGTGGGGCGCGGACTGCTCGATCTGCTGCCCGAGTTCGACTCGCGGCTCATCCCCGGATCGATGCGCAGGCCCGACACCACGGACGAGCGCGGGCGCACCAAGCCGACCCGGATGATGGCCCGCCGCACCGACGGCAGCGAGTTCCCCGTCGAGGTCACCAGCGCCAATCTCGCCGACGGCCGCGACGCCGTCGACGGCTACGGCAACAGCTCGTACGGAAGCGGGAGCTATGGGAGCGGCGCCTCCGAGCTCCTGATGCTCGTCGTGCGCGACCTGTCGGGGACCGTCGACACCGAGGCCGAACTCGCGCGTTCGCAGCGCCAGACCGAGATGATCCTGCGCGCCGCCGCCGAGGGCGTCGTCGGCACCGACACCGACGGCCGGATCGTGCTCGTCAACCCGGCCGCCGCGCAGATCCTCGGCTTCCGCGCCAGCGACCTGGGCGGGCAGGAACTGCACGCGCTCGTCCTCCACTCACGCGCCGGCGGCGAGCCGTTCCCGTACGAGGAGTCCCCGCTCGCCGACACCCTGCGCTCCGGGCGCAAGCACCGGGTGCGCGGGCAGGTCCTGTGGTCGAAGAGCGGCGCGCAGGTGCCCGTCGACATGACGACGGCGCCCGTGCGCGACGGTGACCAACTGGTCGGCGCCGTGATGACGTTCACCGACCGGCGGCCCTACGACGAGCTCGTCGTGGCGCACGCGGAGGAGATCGACCGGCGCGACAAGGAGGCGGAGAGCACCGCCACGGAGCACGCGGAGACGCTCGCCCGCACCATCGAGGAGCACGAAGCGCAGACCGCGCGTGCCGAAGAGGAGCACGCGGCCGAGCTCGCCACGATCACCGAGCGGCACACCGAGGAACTCTCCGCCGAGAAGGACCGGATCGCCGCTCTCGCCGAGCGCGAGAAGGACCGTTACGAGGCGCTCGCGGCCCGGCACGAGCAGCTCCTCGCCGTCCTCGGCCAGTCGCTGCGCGGCCCTCTCGACGAACTGCGCGGCCAGCTCACCACCCTGGCCGCGGACGACGCGGGCCAGCTGTGGCCCGAGGCCAACCAGATCCTGCACCACCTCGCGGCCGGCTACAGCCGCATGACCACGCTCGTCGACAACGTGCTCGGCTATCAGCTCCTCGACTCCGGCGACGTGCAGCTGACCCGTACGAACGTGATGCTCGACGCGGTCGTCGCCGCGGGCGTCGACGGGGCGGTCGAGCTGATCGGGCCCGGGCGCGCGCAGTTCGCCGTGCACGCCCCGCCCATCGAGGCCGAGGTCGACGCGGCGCGTCTGGCCACCGCGCTCGCCCACCTCGTCGCGGACGTCGCGGGCATCGACGCCACCGGCAACGCGCGCGTGGGCGTCGTTCCCACGAGCGGCGTCGGCGGATACGTGGACTCGACGATCGTCGTGGCGGCGGCGCTGCGCGGCGAGAGCGTCCGTATCGAGGTACGCGGGCCCTACACGGGCGGCGACCCGGTGCACGAGCCCATCGTGCGCGGCATCGTGCGGGCGCACGGCGGTGTGCTCCAGACGCACGAGGTGCCCGGGATGAGCGGCAGCGCGTACGTGCTCGAGGTGCCGATCGGGGGCGGGGCCGGGGCGGTTCCGGTCGCCGATCCGTCGGGTGTGGCCGGGGTGGCCGGTCCTGGTACGTCTGTTCCCGGTACGGCTGTCGAGGTCGCTTCGGCGGCTGGTGCCCCCCGTGCGGAGGCCGTGGCCGCTGCTGAGCTTGGTGCGGGGCTGCCCGAGCAGGCGTCGGGTACGCGCGGCGGTCGGCGGCGGGCACGGCGCGCTTCGGGCGCGTCGGTGGACTCGTTCCTGGAGAGCGGTGTCGCGGCGGCCGCGGGTGCGGTGCCGGGCGCCGACGAGGCCGGGCAGGGCGGCGGTGACTCGGAGGCTGCCGCTCCGACCGGGCGGCGCAGGCGGCGGGCCGAGGAGTCCGCGGCGGGTGCGCCCGGGAGCGCCCAGGGGCAGCTGCCGGCGCAGGCCACGCAGACTCCGGCCGGCGGAACGCCTGCGGGTGACGCGGGGGTCGGGACCGGTACGGGGCGTCGACGCGGGAGGCCCAATCCGGCTGAGGTCCCCGTTCCGGCGGGAGCCGATGCCGGTCCCGGTGCCACCGAGGGTTCCGTGGTGACCGCTGCCGAACACGCGGCTGGATCCCCCGCCCTGGGTCAGACCGTGCCGCCGCAGGGCGTGCCGGTCGGAGCGTCCTCGGGGCGCCGGGCGCGGCGCAACCCCGAGCAGGCCGCGCTGCCTGCCGGTGGCTCGGGCGCATCGAACACATCGGCTGCTTCGGGTGCATCGGGGGCGTCCGATGCGTCCCAGGCCGGGCAGAACGTCCCCGCCGGGCGTCGCGCGCGCCGCGCTCTCGGCAGCGCCCCGGAGCGGGAGACCGAGCAGCAGGCAGGCGCCGCGCGCACCGTATTCGCGCTGCCGCCCGCGGAGGCCGACCGGACGACGCCTGAGCCGGGCACCGCCACGGACGCCGACGCAGAGACGACTACGGGTACGGGTACGGCTGTGGGTGCGGGTGCTGACGGCGAGCGGCACGACGCCGCGCAGCGGCACGACACCGACGACCACACTCCGCCGCAGCCCCACCCTGTCCAGACGGTTCCGGGCGCGCGCGCCGCGCTGCCGCCGGAGAACGGTGCCAGGCCCCGCGCCGCGCAGCCCCTCCCCGCGGAGGCCCCGTCTACTGACCCCAACTCGACTCAGGGCCGCGCCATAAGCGTACGAACGCTGGGGCAGGGCGTTCCCTTCGGACGTCAGATCGCCGAGCAGCAGCGCCCGCCGCGACCGCAGCCGTCGGCCCCCGGCACGGCCCAGCCGCTGCCAAATCAGGCGCTCCCGAACCAGCAGGCGAACCCGCAGGCGCCCGCACAGCCGAACCAGGCCGGCCCGGCGACGGGCAAGCAGCCCGGTCCGCAGGCGAAGCAGCCGTCCGGCGCGCAGGGCGGTCCCTCCGGCCCGAAGACCGGGCAGCAGCCCGTTCAGACGCCCGGCGGCACCCCGTCGCTCCAGGTCCCGCTGCCCCCTCAGGTCCCGCAGCCCGCGGCGGCCCCGCAGGAGCAGACGCAGCACACGCTCGGCGGCTCCGGCCGTCGCCGCAGGCTGTCCACCCGGCCGGACCCCGCCGGCACCCAGCCGGAGACCGGGGCCCGCCCGCACCCGCAGTCCCCGTCGCAGTCGTCGTCGGCACAGCCGAAGGCTCAGCCCCAGACGCCGTCCGGCCAGTCCCAGCCCGGTCAGCCGCAGTCTCTGCTGTCGTCGTCATCAGAGGGCCGCGGACGTTCGTACGCGATCGGCGCCCCCGACCAGGACGCCGACGAGGGACCCGAGCCGCTGGACGGGCCCGGTGGTGCCGTAGAGGTGGCGATCCGGCCCCAGCCTCAGCCGATGGACGACGAGCTGCCCCCGGAGCCGCTCGACAACCCGCGCCGTCTCCTGGTCTGGCCCGCGCCCGACGCGACCACGCAGCAGGCCCTGAGCGACCGCGGCTACCGCCCGGTGACCGTGCACTCCCGCGAGGAGGTCGACGCGCAGATCGCGGCCTTCCCCGCCGCGCTCTTCGTCGACCCGCTGACCGGACCGATCACGCGCACCGCCCTCCAGTCGCTGCGCCAGGCCGCCGTGGCCGCCGAGGTTCCCGTGCTGGTGACGGCCGGGCTCGGACAGGCGACGCGCGAGGCGGCGTACGGGGCCGATCCCGCCGTCCTGCTGAAGGCCCTCGCGCCGCGGGACAGCGAGCAGCACCCGTCGCGCGTCCTGCTCATCGAGGAGCGCGAGGAGATCGCGCTCGCGCTCACCGCGACGCTGGAACGGCGCGGGATGCAGGTGGCGCGGGCGAGTTCCGACGCGGACGCCGTGACGCTGGCCGCCCAGATGCGGCCGAACCTGGTGGTGATGGACCTGCTCCAGGTACGCCGCAGGCGCGCCGGAATCGTCGACTGGCTGCGCGCGAACGGCCAGTTGAACCGCACGCCCCTCGTCGTCTACACCGCAGCCGTCGAGGATGCCGACCTGCCGCGTCTGGCCGCGGGCGAGACCGTCCTGTTCCTGGCGGAACGGTCGACGAGCGACGAGGTGCAGGGCCGGATCGTGGATCTGCTCGCGAAGATCGGCACCAACTGAGAAAGCCGTCTCTGCGAAACCCACAACTGCCAAACAGGGGCGGCCCGTTCGGGCCGCCCCTGTTTCACGTGAAACCACCGCCGAGCTCTGGACTCGGAGCAGTGGCGCCGTGGGCCCAGAGCAGTGGTACCGCGAGGGTCGGAGCAGTGGTGCCGTGGGAATCAGAGCCGCGTGATGTCCAGCTCCCCGTCCGCGTACTGCTTGCGCAGCACCTTCTTGTCGAACTTGCCGACGCTCGTCTTCGGCACCGCCGTGATCACCGTCCAGCGCTCCGGGAGCTGCCACTTGGCGATCTTCTCGCCGAGGAACGCGCGCAGGATCCCGAAGTCGGCGCTCGCGCCGTCCTTCAGGACCACGGTGGCGAGCGGGCGCTCGCCCCACTTCTCGTCGGGGACGGCGACGACGGCGGCCTCGGCGACGTCCGGGTGGGACATCAGGGCGTTCTCCAGGTCGACGCTGCTGATCCACTCACCGCCGGACTTGATGACGTCCTTGGCCCGGTCGGTGAGGGTGAGGAAGCCGTCGGGGCTGATCGTGCCGACGTCGCCCGTCTTGAGCCAGCCGTCCTCGCTGAACTTGTCGGAGGGGCGCAGCGGTTCGCTGTCGGGGCCCGAGTAGTACGCGCCGGCGATCCACGGCCCGCGGACCTCCAGCTCACCGGCCGACTCGCCGTCCCAGGCCAGCAGTTCGCCGCCCGGACCCGACAGCCGCGCCTCGACGCCGGCCGGGAACCGGCCCTGGGTGAGGCGGTACGCGAACTCCTCGTCGGTGCCGACCGCCGCGGCCGGCGGCCGGGCGACCGTGCCGAGGGGAGACGTCTCCGTCATGCCCCAGGCGTGACAGACCCGCATGCCGAGCTCGTCGAAGGCCTTCATGAGCGAGGGCGGACAGGCCGAGCCGCCGATGGTGACCTGCCCGAGCGAACTCACCTCGCGGGGCTTCGCGGTGAGCTCCGCGAGCAGGCCCTGCCAGATGGTGGGAACGGCCGCCGCGTGTGTGGGGCGCTCGCTCTCGATCATCTCGGCGAGCGGCGCGGGCTGCAGGAAGCGGTCCGGCATCAGCATGTTCACGCCGGTCATGAACGTCGCGTGCGGCAGTCCCCACGCGTTCACATGGAACTGCGGCACCACGACGAGCGAGGTGTCCTCGTCGGTCAGGCCCATGGACTGCGTCATGTTGACCTGCATGGAGTGCAGGTAGATCGAACGGTGCGAGTAGACGACGCCCTTGGGGTCGCCGGTGGTGCCGGAGGTGTAGCAGAGCGCGGCGGCCTGGCGCTCGTCGAGCTGCGGCCAGTCGTACGTCACCGGCTTTCCGGCGATGAGCTCCTCGTACTCGTGGACCTGGGGGCGTGCTCCGTCGAGGAGCGAACGGTCGCCCGGCCCGGAGACGACGATGTGCTCGACACCCGTCAGGGACGGCAGGAGCGGCGCGAGCAGCGGCAGCAGGGAGCCGTTGACGATGATCACGCGGTCGGCGGCGTGGTTGACGATCCACACCAGCTGCTCTGCGGGGAGCCGCAGGTTCAGGGTGTGCAGTACGGCGCCCATGGAGGGGATCGCGAAGTAGGCCTCGACGTGGTCCGCGTTGTTCCACATCAGGGTCGCGACGCGGTCGTCGTCCACGATGCCGAGGTCGGCGCGCAGAGCGTGCGCGAGCTGGGCGCTGCGGTCGCCTATCTCGGCGAAGCTCCGGCGCTGCGGCCCGCTCTCACCGGTCCAGGTCGTCACCTGGGAAGTGCCGTGGATCGTCGACCCATGGGTCAGGATCCTCGAGATCAGCAGTGGTACGTCCTGCATCGTGCTCAGCACGGCGTCCTCCCGGTGGGCGCTACGGCGCAGTAATGTTCCGCCGATTCTCACCGCATACCAGTCGGTATGTCACTAGCCCAGGGAATGATCGATCAGCGAGTACTCCCGGTCAGCCCTTGGCCGGGCGCAGTTCCGGGTCCGCACGGAGCTTGCCGAGGGCCCGCGAGACCGCGCTCTTCACCGTGCCGACGGACACCCCGAGCACCTCGGCCGTCTGCACCTCGCTCAGGTCCTCGTAGTACCGCAGCACGACCATCGCGCGCTGCCGGGCGGGCAGCTTCATGATCGCGCGCCACATCGCGTCGTGCAGGGCCTGGTGCTCCGCCGGATCGGCCGCCGCCACGGTCTCCGGCTCGGGCAGCTCGTCGCAGGCGAATTCGTCGACCTTCCGCTTACGCCACTGCGACGTACGCGTGTTCAGCAGGGCCCGGCGCACATAACCGTCGAGCGCCCGGTGGTCCTCGATGCGGTCCCACGCTACATACGTCTTGGTGAGCGCGGTCTGGAGCAGGTCCTCGGCGTCGCACGGGTTCGCGGTCAGCGACCGGGCGGTCCGCAGCAGTACGGGCTGGCGCGCCCGCACGTACGACGCGAACGACGGGTACGACTTGTGCGGCGCGTACGGCGTCGAGTGGGCGGCCGGCGCGTACGGCACCGGGAGGGAAGAGTGAGGCGTCATAGCGGCTCGCGGCGCGCTGCGCGTCGCGGCATCCGATGCGCTGGAGCAGACAGGCGCCATGGTTGCGGTCATGGCTCCACGCTAGGAGCGCCCCCTACCCTCGCGGATCGGCCGCAGGTCCCGAAGCGGTGTCCGCCTCAGGTTGTAGGAGTGGTGGTATCCCCACCTCCTGAAGGTGGAGGACGCGGTACGCACCCCTGAGGGTTCATCCCTGAGGGCCGTTCCATGGGCTTCCCTCCACTCTGCCACTCCCACGGACCGGGGCGGCTCACCGGATGCGGGCCACCGGCGCGTGCACCAGGTTCCGGTCGATGACGAGGGTCCGCCCGCCGTGCCGCTCCTTCACGTTCCCCGCGTACTGGTGGATCCTGCGCCGCGAACTCCAGGCGGACCCCCGCAGCGCGGGCTCCCGGGCCAGCCGGGGCCGCGTGTGCCAGCGCGCGAACCAGATCACCGACGGCAGATCCCGCACCCCCGCCCGCGCCGCGTCCCGCATGTGCGCCACCCCGGAGTCGGCACTGCTGTAGAACCCGGGCACATACCCCTTCCGGCGCACCTGCCGGTCCCAGCCCCGCACAAAGCGGAGCGTCGTGCGGGCGCACTTCTTCTGCCGGTAGTTGTATGCCTCCATGTCGAGATAGAGCGGGCTGCCCGGCCGGATGCCGACGGCCCGCGCCCTGCGTACGGCGTCCCGCCCCTCCCGCACGCCCTGGCTCCAGGGGTGACGGCCGATGCGATAGGCCTTCTTGGCACCCGCGACGACACACGGCGACTGCGACCCGACATACACCGGCAGCACCCGCCACCCCAGCCGCTCCACCCCCTTCATCCAACTGTGCCCGAGCCGGGGCTGACGACGACAGGCCCGCCCACGGCCCCCGAAGTACACGCCCACCGCCCCGTACTTCGACGACCGCCAGCGCCGCATGGTGTCGAGCGACGGCGCCATGCAGGTGTCGAACGCCCGCCCGCGGAACATCCGCGGATCGGAGAGGGCGGGGAGCCGGGGTACGGAGGAGGTTCCGCCGACGGCGCCCGGTGCTCCCGGGTCCCCGGCCGGACCTGAGGCTCGGCCGTCGGGTGCGAAGTCTCCGAGTACGGAGCCGGGGATGGTGGCGAGGTCGGGCAGGGTGATGCCGGCCAGGAGATCGGGGTCGGCGTCGGCGTCGAGGTCGGCGTCGGCGTCGAGGTCGGCGTCGGCGTCGAGGTCGGCGTCGGGCGTCGGAGACAGTTGGGGGAGACCGGCCAAGGGGTCGAGTTGGGCGTCGGGCGTCGGAGACGGCTGGGGGAGGCCTGGTTCGGCCCACGCCGACGCGGGGAGGGCGGTCAGTGCCATCAGGAGCAGCACTAGACCCACGACCAGCTGTCGGCGGTGCCTACGGCGAGTGCGGTGCATAGGGCGAGT
This window contains:
- a CDS encoding PAS domain-containing protein yields the protein MSSRPSRGAARLAAILDALPDALVLVNANGTVVNANTIALEAFEAPGTALVGRGLLDLLPEFDSRLIPGSMRRPDTTDERGRTKPTRMMARRTDGSEFPVEVTSANLADGRDAVDGYGNSSYGSGSYGSGASELLMLVVRDLSGTVDTEAELARSQRQTEMILRAAAEGVVGTDTDGRIVLVNPAAAQILGFRASDLGGQELHALVLHSRAGGEPFPYEESPLADTLRSGRKHRVRGQVLWSKSGAQVPVDMTTAPVRDGDQLVGAVMTFTDRRPYDELVVAHAEEIDRRDKEAESTATEHAETLARTIEEHEAQTARAEEEHAAELATITERHTEELSAEKDRIAALAEREKDRYEALAARHEQLLAVLGQSLRGPLDELRGQLTTLAADDAGQLWPEANQILHHLAAGYSRMTTLVDNVLGYQLLDSGDVQLTRTNVMLDAVVAAGVDGAVELIGPGRAQFAVHAPPIEAEVDAARLATALAHLVADVAGIDATGNARVGVVPTSGVGGYVDSTIVVAAALRGESVRIEVRGPYTGGDPVHEPIVRGIVRAHGGVLQTHEVPGMSGSAYVLEVPIGGGAGAVPVADPSGVAGVAGPGTSVPGTAVEVASAAGAPRAEAVAAAELGAGLPEQASGTRGGRRRARRASGASVDSFLESGVAAAAGAVPGADEAGQGGGDSEAAAPTGRRRRRAEESAAGAPGSAQGQLPAQATQTPAGGTPAGDAGVGTGTGRRRGRPNPAEVPVPAGADAGPGATEGSVVTAAEHAAGSPALGQTVPPQGVPVGASSGRRARRNPEQAALPAGGSGASNTSAASGASGASDASQAGQNVPAGRRARRALGSAPERETEQQAGAARTVFALPPAEADRTTPEPGTATDADAETTTGTGTAVGAGADGERHDAAQRHDTDDHTPPQPHPVQTVPGARAALPPENGARPRAAQPLPAEAPSTDPNSTQGRAISVRTLGQGVPFGRQIAEQQRPPRPQPSAPGTAQPLPNQALPNQQANPQAPAQPNQAGPATGKQPGPQAKQPSGAQGGPSGPKTGQQPVQTPGGTPSLQVPLPPQVPQPAAAPQEQTQHTLGGSGRRRRLSTRPDPAGTQPETGARPHPQSPSQSSSAQPKAQPQTPSGQSQPGQPQSLLSSSSEGRGRSYAIGAPDQDADEGPEPLDGPGGAVEVAIRPQPQPMDDELPPEPLDNPRRLLVWPAPDATTQQALSDRGYRPVTVHSREEVDAQIAAFPAALFVDPLTGPITRTALQSLRQAAVAAEVPVLVTAGLGQATREAAYGADPAVLLKALAPRDSEQHPSRVLLIEEREEIALALTATLERRGMQVARASSDADAVTLAAQMRPNLVVMDLLQVRRRRAGIVDWLRANGQLNRTPLVVYTAAVEDADLPRLAAGETVLFLAERSTSDEVQGRIVDLLAKIGTN
- a CDS encoding long-chain fatty acid--CoA ligase, translating into MLSTMQDVPLLISRILTHGSTIHGTSQVTTWTGESGPQRRSFAEIGDRSAQLAHALRADLGIVDDDRVATLMWNNADHVEAYFAIPSMGAVLHTLNLRLPAEQLVWIVNHAADRVIIVNGSLLPLLAPLLPSLTGVEHIVVSGPGDRSLLDGARPQVHEYEELIAGKPVTYDWPQLDERQAAALCYTSGTTGDPKGVVYSHRSIYLHSMQVNMTQSMGLTDEDTSLVVVPQFHVNAWGLPHATFMTGVNMLMPDRFLQPAPLAEMIESERPTHAAAVPTIWQGLLAELTAKPREVSSLGQVTIGGSACPPSLMKAFDELGMRVCHAWGMTETSPLGTVARPPAAAVGTDEEFAYRLTQGRFPAGVEARLSGPGGELLAWDGESAGELEVRGPWIAGAYYSGPDSEPLRPSDKFSEDGWLKTGDVGTISPDGFLTLTDRAKDVIKSGGEWISSVDLENALMSHPDVAEAAVVAVPDEKWGERPLATVVLKDGASADFGILRAFLGEKIAKWQLPERWTVITAVPKTSVGKFDKKVLRKQYADGELDITRL
- a CDS encoding SigE family RNA polymerase sigma factor yields the protein MTATMAPVCSSASDAATRSAPRAAMTPHSSLPVPYAPAAHSTPYAPHKSYPSFASYVRARQPVLLRTARSLTANPCDAEDLLQTALTKTYVAWDRIEDHRALDGYVRRALLNTRTSQWRKRKVDEFACDELPEPETVAAADPAEHQALHDAMWRAIMKLPARQRAMVVLRYYEDLSEVQTAEVLGVSVGTVKSAVSRALGKLRADPELRPAKG
- a CDS encoding glycoside hydrolase domain-containing protein — its product is MHRTRRRHRRQLVVGLVLLLMALTALPASAWAEPGLPQPSPTPDAQLDPLAGLPQLSPTPDADLDADADLDADADLDADADPDLLAGITLPDLATIPGSVLGDFAPDGRASGPAGDPGAPGAVGGTSSVPRLPALSDPRMFRGRAFDTCMAPSLDTMRRWRSSKYGAVGVYFGGRGRACRRQPRLGHSWMKGVERLGWRVLPVYVGSQSPCVVAGAKKAYRIGRHPWSQGVREGRDAVRRARAVGIRPGSPLYLDMEAYNYRQKKCARTTLRFVRGWDRQVRRKGYVPGFYSSADSGVAHMRDAARAGVRDLPSVIWFARWHTRPRLAREPALRGSAWSSRRRIHQYAGNVKERHGGRTLVIDRNLVHAPVARIR